In Corynebacterium ulcerans, one genomic interval encodes:
- a CDS encoding LuxR C-terminal-related transcriptional regulator — MKVFLVDDHSVFRAGVRAEIGGDVEIVGEAGTVSEAVAGIDASNPDVVLLDVHMPDGGGVAVLRGVETPARFLALSVSDAAEDVISVIRAGARGYVTKTISGTELVDAITRVHDGDAVFSPRLAGFVLDAFARPDPMGAGVVDSPETDREVEEGKQISDPVVDALTRRELEVLRLLARGYTYKEIGAQLFISVKTVETHASNILRKTQQSNRHALTRWAHSRDLD; from the coding sequence ATGAAGGTTTTTCTCGTTGACGATCATTCTGTGTTCCGTGCGGGCGTTCGCGCTGAGATCGGAGGTGATGTGGAGATCGTGGGGGAAGCTGGGACTGTCAGCGAGGCCGTGGCGGGCATTGATGCATCCAACCCTGATGTCGTGCTTCTCGACGTTCACATGCCTGACGGCGGAGGGGTGGCAGTGTTGCGTGGGGTCGAAACGCCTGCGCGGTTTTTGGCTTTGAGCGTTTCTGATGCTGCTGAAGACGTGATCTCCGTGATTCGCGCGGGGGCCAGGGGATACGTGACAAAAACGATTTCGGGCACAGAGCTTGTCGACGCCATCACGCGGGTGCACGACGGTGACGCCGTGTTTTCGCCACGACTAGCGGGTTTTGTCCTCGATGCATTTGCTCGTCCTGATCCTATGGGGGCTGGAGTCGTTGACTCTCCGGAAACCGATAGAGAAGTAGAAGAAGGCAAGCAGATTTCTGATCCAGTGGTGGATGCACTGACCCGGAGAGAATTGGAAGTGCTGCGATTGCTGGCCCGTGGGTACACGTATAAAGAAATTGGGGCGCAGCTTTTCATATCGGTCAAAACCGTCGAAACGCATGCTTCGAATATTCTCCGGAAGACCCAGCAGTCGAATAGGCATGCGCTGACTCGCTGGGCGCATTCTCGCGATTTAGATTAG
- a CDS encoding sucrase ferredoxin, with product MTDLCSDVHIEPLPGTSKVGDTYVLLEHTGAWSHDILDGRTFTAEVSSRLKALGVGLYLIRKPGRAGHVDKPLKTVYLVFGSAGIAETLTVEKAEDVCSLDLSGPGKNGAARVVDPILLICTHAKRDVCCAVKGRPIAASLCRAFPEAPIWECSHTKGHRFAPSMVLMPWGYAWGRLNEVASQELYRTARRGELFLPGCRGRGIWAPEGQVAEVAVAEHLASNGEKPRLGQFVWERIDDSSLITEASGDRSWIVSMHEAEVEGVVASCGNPPTTGKAWFVDSVVKQQP from the coding sequence ATGACTGACCTGTGCTCTGACGTTCACATCGAGCCGCTACCCGGAACTTCCAAAGTGGGCGATACGTATGTGCTGCTGGAGCACACCGGGGCATGGAGCCACGACATCCTTGATGGACGTACGTTCACTGCGGAAGTGTCTTCGAGACTTAAAGCGCTGGGCGTAGGACTCTATTTGATCCGGAAGCCGGGCCGGGCTGGGCACGTCGATAAGCCACTCAAAACGGTGTACTTAGTGTTTGGATCCGCAGGAATAGCGGAAACGCTCACGGTAGAAAAAGCCGAAGATGTTTGTTCTTTGGACCTTTCGGGGCCGGGAAAAAACGGGGCGGCGCGGGTCGTAGACCCCATTCTTCTTATCTGCACTCACGCCAAACGAGACGTTTGTTGTGCGGTCAAAGGTCGGCCCATTGCGGCATCATTATGCAGAGCCTTCCCAGAAGCTCCTATTTGGGAATGCAGCCATACCAAAGGACATCGCTTTGCTCCCTCTATGGTTCTGATGCCATGGGGATATGCCTGGGGCAGACTCAACGAGGTTGCGTCGCAAGAGCTCTATCGCACCGCACGGCGTGGGGAGCTCTTCCTCCCCGGGTGCCGTGGCCGAGGCATCTGGGCACCTGAGGGACAAGTAGCCGAGGTCGCGGTGGCAGAGCACCTGGCGAGCAATGGCGAAAAACCACGGCTTGGGCAGTTTGTGTGGGAAAGAATCGACGATTCTTCCCTTATCACCGAAGCATCAGGCGATCGGTCTTGGATCGTGTCCATGCATGAGGCGGAGGTGGAAGGCGTTGTGGCGTCGTGTGGAAATCCTCCAACAACGGGAAAAGCCTGGTTTGTTGATTCCGTGGTGAAACAGCAGCCATGA
- a CDS encoding methionine ABC transporter permease: MTTQILAANWSRLGDTFTSAIVDTLIMVSVTLVVGGLLGLALGVLLYTTRTGGILHNKFIYTVINILVNFVRPIPFIIMITAFGPLTLAVVGTTIGREAAMFIMSIAATFAVARIVEQNLVTIDPGVIEAARSMGASPWKIITSVIVPEALGPLVLGYTFIFIAIVDMSAMAGYIGGGGLGDFAIVYGYRAYDWEVTYVATFVIILIVQIAQLFGNWLSKKIMRR, encoded by the coding sequence ATGACCACTCAGATCCTCGCCGCCAACTGGTCCCGCCTCGGCGACACCTTCACCTCTGCCATCGTGGATACCCTCATCATGGTGTCAGTTACTCTCGTCGTCGGTGGCCTGCTGGGCCTTGCCCTCGGCGTCTTGTTGTACACCACCCGCACCGGCGGAATTCTCCACAACAAATTCATCTACACCGTTATTAATATCTTGGTGAATTTTGTTCGCCCAATCCCGTTTATCATCATGATTACGGCATTCGGCCCACTCACGCTGGCGGTAGTGGGTACGACCATTGGTCGCGAAGCCGCCATGTTCATTATGTCCATCGCCGCCACCTTTGCCGTTGCGCGCATCGTGGAACAAAACCTTGTCACAATTGATCCCGGCGTTATCGAGGCAGCCCGTTCCATGGGAGCAAGTCCCTGGAAAATCATCACGTCGGTGATCGTTCCCGAGGCCCTAGGGCCATTGGTCCTCGGTTACACCTTCATCTTTATTGCCATCGTGGATATGTCTGCCATGGCCGGCTATATCGGCGGCGGCGGTCTCGGAGACTTTGCCATCGTCTACGGCTACCGTGCTTACGATTGGGAGGTCACCTACGTAGCAACCTTCGTGATCATCCTTATCGTTCAGATCGCACAGCTCTTTGGTAACTGGCTGTCAAAGAAAATCATGCGACGATAG
- a CDS encoding methionine ABC transporter ATP-binding protein: protein MNGTRIEFEDITKVFSSGKKNITALDGITLTVEPGEILGVIGYSGAGKSTLVRMINGLDFPTSGHLRLDGTDIVGMPEKKLRSIRAGIGMIFQQFNLFTSRTAAGNIEYPLKLAGVEKQERKRRVDELLAFVGLSDRGGNYPEELSGGQKQRVGIARALANNPALLLADEATSALDPETTHEVLDLLRKVNRELGITIVVITHEMEVIRSIADKVAVMENGKVVEYGSVYEVFSHPQTHVAQRFVATSLRNTPDAIESEDLLAHEGRLFTITLSEDSGFFTAAAQAKDAGAGIGIVHGGITTLQKHSFGKVTVRLTGPDSVIDDFFAYLATTTDIQEIQR, encoded by the coding sequence ATGAACGGAACCCGTATCGAGTTTGAAGACATCACCAAAGTCTTCAGCTCAGGTAAGAAAAATATCACCGCTCTCGATGGCATCACCTTGACCGTCGAACCGGGCGAAATCCTTGGCGTCATTGGTTACTCTGGCGCCGGAAAATCAACACTTGTCCGCATGATTAACGGCCTCGACTTCCCTACCTCGGGGCATCTGCGCCTGGATGGTACGGACATCGTGGGCATGCCTGAGAAGAAACTCCGCAGCATTCGTGCTGGCATTGGAATGATTTTTCAGCAATTCAACCTGTTCACTTCTCGCACGGCTGCCGGAAATATTGAGTATCCGTTGAAGCTGGCGGGCGTCGAGAAGCAGGAGCGTAAGCGGCGTGTCGACGAGCTCCTCGCATTCGTGGGGCTCTCCGATCGCGGCGGCAACTACCCCGAGGAACTGTCGGGCGGACAAAAGCAGCGCGTCGGCATTGCCCGTGCGCTCGCCAACAACCCGGCGCTTTTGCTTGCCGACGAAGCCACCTCAGCGCTGGACCCAGAAACCACGCATGAAGTGCTCGACCTTTTGCGTAAGGTCAATCGCGAATTGGGGATTACCATCGTCGTGATCACTCATGAGATGGAGGTTATCCGCTCTATCGCCGACAAGGTTGCGGTCATGGAAAACGGAAAAGTGGTCGAATACGGCAGCGTCTACGAGGTCTTTTCACATCCACAGACGCACGTGGCCCAGCGCTTCGTTGCTACGTCGTTACGCAATACTCCCGACGCCATTGAATCGGAAGATCTTCTGGCGCACGAGGGCCGTCTCTTTACCATCACGCTCTCTGAGGACTCGGGATTTTTCACCGCAGCGGCACAAGCCAAAGACGCAGGAGCCGGAATCGGGATCGTGCACGGTGGCATCACTACGCTGCAGAAACATTCCTTTGGCAAAGTCACTGTCCGTCTCACAGGCCCCGACAGCGTCATTGATGACTTCTTCGCTTACCTTGCCACCACCACCGACATCCAGGAGATCCAGCGATGA
- a CDS encoding MetQ/NlpA family ABC transporter substrate-binding protein, whose translation MNIRHSIAAIAAAAIAATGLVACSSERIDDSVRIGTTDSTKKAWTVWKDKAAEAGIALDVVEFSDFSTPNQALSQNQLDVNLFQHLKFLAEYNVKSGSDLVPVGSTEIIPLALFWKGHDSLEGIEGNSVAIPNDPTNQARALNVLVAAGLLKLKEGSPDLPAPADIDKEQSKVSVTPVEAASAPAAYGEGKPAVINNTFLDRAGIDAKTTICQDDPSSAEAEPYINVLVAKKENKDDPRWQKLIELWHTPEVQAALAEDSKGTSVEVKRSPEELQQILDRLQKQS comes from the coding sequence ATGAATATTCGTCACAGCATCGCGGCCATCGCGGCGGCGGCCATCGCCGCTACCGGACTTGTCGCTTGTTCTTCGGAAAGAATCGACGATTCTGTCCGAATCGGCACCACTGACTCCACGAAAAAAGCATGGACAGTCTGGAAAGACAAAGCGGCAGAAGCGGGAATCGCACTCGATGTCGTCGAATTTTCTGACTTTTCCACTCCTAATCAAGCTCTCAGCCAGAACCAGCTGGACGTGAATTTGTTTCAGCATTTGAAGTTCCTTGCTGAATATAACGTCAAGTCCGGCTCTGATTTGGTGCCTGTCGGTTCGACCGAGATTATCCCTCTGGCGCTATTTTGGAAGGGCCACGATTCGCTCGAAGGAATTGAGGGAAACTCCGTGGCGATTCCTAATGACCCAACAAACCAAGCTCGTGCTTTGAATGTTTTAGTGGCAGCAGGCCTGCTCAAGCTTAAAGAGGGCAGCCCCGATCTACCGGCACCGGCAGATATTGATAAAGAGCAATCCAAGGTCTCCGTCACTCCGGTTGAGGCGGCTTCAGCGCCGGCGGCCTATGGCGAAGGAAAACCTGCAGTCATCAATAACACTTTCCTCGATCGTGCAGGAATCGATGCCAAAACCACGATTTGCCAAGACGATCCTTCTTCTGCAGAGGCAGAGCCTTATATCAATGTGTTAGTGGCCAAGAAGGAGAATAAAGACGACCCGAGGTGGCAGAAGCTTATCGAGCTATGGCACACCCCCGAAGTGCAGGCCGCACTTGCAGAAGATTCAAAGGGAACCTCTGTGGAAGTCAAGCGCTCGCCTGAGGAGCTACAACAGATTCTCGATCGACTTCAAAAGCAATCCTAA